A window from Malania oleifera isolate guangnan ecotype guangnan chromosome 7, ASM2987363v1, whole genome shotgun sequence encodes these proteins:
- the LOC131159666 gene encoding uncharacterized protein LOC131159666, with translation MAGATGGTGSSSPSPAPPAPKILLAKPGLVTAGSVPGKFGRPAGTGAEDDGVSLRSRLPPLASLNLLSDSWEFHTDRILPFLTDNTEFTVVGVIGPPGVGKSTIMNELYGFDGSLSGMLPPFAIQSEETRAMARHCTVGIEPRISAERIILLDTQPVFSPSVLAEMMRPDGSSTISVLSGETLSAELAHELMSIQLGVLLASICNILLVVSEGVHDINMWRLLLTVDLLKHSIPDPSSLSFSHLQSSNLGSEKENKDKVQEGGEEYLAATVFVHTKLRDEDLTPFNCVQMRKALAQYFSSSLFMRRNSGMAKEHIIPSASLKTHDNDSQSTPLNLFVIPFKNKDDSASVQYESYNSMLWKLRDQVLSMTCPSFARTVSERDWLKNSAKIWDLVKKSPIIAEYSKTLQSSGMFRR, from the exons ATGGCTGGGGCTACCGGAGGCACAGGCTCGTCCAGTCCGTCACCTGCTCCTCCCGCTCCCAAAATCCTCCTAGCCAAGCCTGGCCTCGTCACGGCCGGTTCAGTTCCCGGTAAGTTCGGCCGACCTGCAGGCACTGGCGCCGAAGACGATGGCGTTTCGCTCCGTTCTCGTCTTCCGCCGCTCGCTTCTCTCAATCTTCTCTCCGATTCTTGGGAGTTCCACACCGATCGCATACTACCT TTTCTTACGGATAATACTGAGTTCACGGTGGTTGGGGTGATTGGTCCACCTGGTGTGGGCAAGTCGACGATCATGAACGAGCTTTATGGGTTTGATGGAAGCTTATCTG GAATGCTACCACCTTTTGCGATACAGTCAGAGGAGACAAGGGCAATGGCAAGGCACTGTACTGTTGGCATTGAACCAAGGATATCTGCTGAACGGATTATACTTCTTGATACGcag CCTGTATTCAGTCCTTCTGTTCTAGCTGAGATGATGAGACCTGATGGTTCATCCACAATTTCAGTTTTAAGTGGTGAAACTCTATCTGCTGAGTTGGCTCATGAATTGATGAGCATTCAG CTTGGTGTTCTCCTAGCATCCATTTGTAACATTTTGCTGGTGGTATCAGAGGGAGTTCATGATATTAACATGTGGCGTTTGCTGTTGACG GTTGACTTGTTGAAGCATAGTATTCCTGACCCATCATCGTTAAGCTTTTCCCATCTACAAAGCTCTAATTTGGgatctgaaaaagaaaacaaagataaAGTTCAAGAAGGTGGGGAAGAGTATTTGGCTGCAACTGTTTTTGTACATACAAA GCTCAGAGATGAGGATCTTACCCCATTTAATTGTGTGCAAATGAGGAAGGCACTTGCACAGTACTTCAGCTCTTCTCTATTTATGAGAAGAAATTCTGGAATGGCCAAAGAGCATATCATTCCTTCTGCATCTCTGAAGACCCACGACAATGACTCACAATCAACACCTCTAAATCTATTTGTAATACCATTTAAGAATAAAGATGACTCTGCAAGTGTTCAGTATGAAAGCTATAATTCTATGTTGTGGAAACTAAGAGatcag GTTTTATCCATGACTTGTCCATCCTTCGCAAGGACTGTGTCTGAGCGTGACTGGCTAAAGAACTCCGCAAAGATATGGGACCTAGTGAAAAAGTCTCCCATCATTGCCGAGTATAGCAAAACACTTCAAAGTTCAGGGATGTTTAGGAGGTAG
- the LOC131159667 gene encoding uncharacterized protein LOC131159667 gives MAKFNVVQKQKRALLAERKRALHGDPHTGKLRNKSKTQPCSLSGKRQRKLLKKWRREQKEAVDKGLITMQDVEMTVSEGTSQDANKTPTRFHLKKNLKFKKLKHKGKNKRKSSKPAAEFSVEAMVE, from the exons ATGGCGAAGTTCAATGTGGTGCAGAAGCAGAAGCGAGCTCTTTTGGCGGAACGGAAGAGGGCTCTTCACGGCGATCCTCATACTGGGAAGCTCAGGAACAAGAGCAAGACCCAGCCCTGCTCTCTCTCCGGCAAGCGCCAGCGCAAGCTCCTTAAGAAATGGCGCAGG GagcagaaggaggcagttgacaaGGGTCTGATCACCATGCAAGATGTTGAAATGACAGTTTCTGAAG GGACATCTCAAGATGCCAACAAAACTCCAACCAGATTTCACTTGAAGAAGAATCTGAAGTTTAAAAAGTTAAAGCACAAAG GGAAGAACAAAAGAAAATCCTCAAAACCAGCTGCTGAGTTTTCAGTGGAAGCAATGGTAGAATAA